The following are from one region of the Dermacentor albipictus isolate Rhodes 1998 colony chromosome 5, USDA_Dalb.pri_finalv2, whole genome shotgun sequence genome:
- the LOC135910775 gene encoding solute carrier family 22 member 20-like has product MTKSATGYARDQPMNSISTQATIIDQCGSGIISVRSGRGNVKAVQDHHHHHQSQKKKIPSNAVPVSKKGRPSVSTPPASATKKTVVLSDRYEEKPLFGTGAFQFQVIMTLSLAAGTFALHSNIFKLTATVMDHWCRRPALFENLSVAEWKELAIPVDERGKHSRCTVRDPPGAGSAARIVRCTSWEFDLSAHGHKIVSQWSLVCDRRWLIAVAWLVHSVACMAPLALAGALGDYIGRRIVVLIALPAMLIAGVASSIPNDFHSFVAVRSIVSAAISALVPPLVALVYEVTPMGKMPVYSVASAALLVVASPVALFVTRFFKAGWAAVQLVLMAPACLLLAIYYTVDESPARLLEASVLGDRACHTSMSQTACCDFITEHAK; this is encoded by the coding sequence ATGACAAAATCCGCGACGGGCTATGCAAGGGACCAACCAATGAACTCGATATCCACCCAGGCCACAATAATTGACCAATGCGGGTCAGGTATCATTTCCGTAAGGAGTGGAAGAGGAAACGTCAAAGCTGTGCaggatcatcaccatcatcatcaatctCAGAAGAAGAAGATCCCTTCGAATGCAGTGCCTGTGTCGAAGAAAGGTCGGCCTTCCGTTTCTACACCGCCAGCGTCAGCAACAAAAAAGACCGTCGTGCTATCCGACCGGTACGAAGAAAAGCCTCTCTTCGGAACGGGCGCCTTCCAGTTCCAAGTCATAATGACCCTGTCCCTCGCGGCGGGCACCTTCGCGCTACACTCCAACATCTTCAAGCTGACGGCCACCGTCATGGACCACTGGTGCAGGCGGCCCGCTCTCTTCGAGAACCTCAGCGTGGCCGAGTGGAAAGAGCTCGCCATCCCCGTGGACGAGCGCGGGAAGCACAGCCGCTGCACCGTTCGCGACCCGCCTGGCGCCGGGAGCGCGGCTCGCATCGTGCGCTGCACGTCGTGGGAGTTCGACCTTAGCGCGCACGGCCACAAGATCGTGAGCCAGTGGAGTCTCGTGTGCGACCGGCGCTGGCTGATCGCGGTCGCGTGGCTCGTACACTCGGTCGCTTGCATGGCCCCACTGGCCTTGGCGGGCGCGCTGGGAGACTACATCGGTCGCCGGATCGTCGTGCTCATCGCCTTGCCGGCGATGCTCATAGCGGGCGTAGCGAGCAGCATCCCCAACGACTTCCACTCGTTCGTAGCCGTGCGCTCCATCGTGTCGGCGGCCATCAGCGCCCTGGTGCCGCCGCTGGTCGCTCTCGTGTACGAAGTGACACCCATGGGGAAGATGCCGGTGTACAGCGTGGCGAGTGCAGCGCTGCTGGTGGTCGCGTCGCCTGTCGCGCTGTTCGTCACGCGTTTCTTCAAGGCCGGCTGGGCGGCGGTGCAGCTCGTGCTGATGGCGCCCGCGTGCCTCCTGCTCGCCATATACTACACCGTGGACGAGTCGCCGGCCCGGCTTCTGGAGGCCTCCGTACTCGGAGACAGAGCGTGCCATACTTCGATGAGCCAGACGGCGTGCTGTGACTTCATCACTGAGCATGCTAAATGA
- the LOC139060315 gene encoding putative nuclease HARBI1, whose translation MPDDHFLRHFRLSKETVRLLCEELAGELSVKRKVLCALRFFATGSFQASVGSEETIPVWQSTMSYCVALVNGDFLRSHFPQICDADMRILAVDSMRPGSDHDSFVWRTTWLGRWFHARGAHPESREILIGDSGYPLTPWLLILVPGHPSMRTAVENYDTAYAAMRSVVESYIGLLKSRFRCPQRYRTLLNKPERGANIVAACATLHNL comes from the exons ATGCCGGATGACCATTTTCTACGGCATTTTCGCCTCTCGAAGGAGACGGTGCGGTTGTTGTGCGAGGAACTGGCGGGGGAACTGTCGGTGAAGCGGAAGGTGTTGTGTGCGCTGCGCTTCTTCGCCACTGGGAGCTTCCAAGCTTCCgtagggagcgaggagacgatcCCTGTGTGGCAGTCGACCATGAGCTA TTGTGTTGCACTTGTCAACGGGGACTTTCTCCGTTCACATTTTCCTCAGATCTGCGACGCAGACATGAGGATCCTGGCCGTGGATTCTATGCGACCGGGGTCTGATCACGACTCGTTCGTCTGGAGGACGACATGGCTGGGCCGGTGGTTCCATGCGCGCGGGGCGCATCCCGAATCCCGCGAAATTCTCATCG GAGACAGTGGCTACCCCTTGACGCCATGGCTCCTGATCCTGGTTCCCGGACATCCTTCAATGCGAACAGCCGTGGAGAACTACGACACAGCATATGCCGCCATGCGTTCTGTGGTAGAGAGCTATATTGGGCTCTTGAAGAGCCGTTTCCGCTGTCCGCAGCGGTACCGCACGCTCCTCAACAAGCCGGAACGTGGGGCCAACATTGTCGCGGCATGTGCTACGTTGCACAACCTTTGA